One segment of Channa argus isolate prfri chromosome 17, Channa argus male v1.0, whole genome shotgun sequence DNA contains the following:
- the marcksa gene encoding myristoylated alanine-rich protein kinase C substrate a: MGAQLSKTTGKADTAAEKPGEAAASPTKTNGQENGHVKVNGDASPAAAENGKEEVQANGSATADETPKEEAEKAEAAPAEKEAADGEKVEAAAPAEGEGAKADDGTTPSTSNETPKKKKKKFSFKKSFKLSGFSFKKTKKETGDGAETEGAAATASTEEANKAEDTEEAPAASEEAKSAEGKAAPDVEQTKEEVEAKPEEAAADDAPAEKPTEEAKESVPAEEPKAEEEPEMPAAEEAPKTEETTPALQEAASTEAPAAEAAE; the protein is encoded by the exons ATGGGAGCGCAATTGTCCAAGACAACTGGAAAAGCTGATACCGCGGCTGAAAAGCCCGGAGAGGCAGCTGCTTCACCCACCAAAACCAATGGGcag GAAAATGGCCATGTTAAAGTGAATGGGGATGCTTctcctgcagcagctgaaaACGGCAAAGAGGAAGTGCAGGCTAATGGCAGCGCCACGGCCGACGAGACCCCCAAAGAGGAGGCTGAGAAGGCAGAGGCTGCCCCTGCTGAGAAGGAAGCtgcagatggagagaaggtagaggCAGCTGCTCCTGCTGAGGGAGAGGGAGCGAAGGCAGATGATGGCACAACACCTTCCACCAGCAACGAGACCcccaagaagaagaaaaagaagttcTCCTTTAAGAAATCGTTTAAGCTCAGCGGCTTTTCTTTCAAGAAGACCAAGAAGGAGACAGGAGACGGCGCTGAAACCGAGGGGGCGGCTGCAACAGCATCCACAGAGGAGGCCAACAAAGCTGAGGACACAGAAGAAGCACCTGCTGCTAGTGAGGAGGCCAAGTCTGCCGAGGGGAAGGCTGCACCTGATGTAGAGCAAACCAAGGAGGAGGTAGAAGCCAAACCAGAGGAGGCAGCGGCAGATGATGCACCAGCAGAGAAACCTACAGAGGAGGCAAAGGAGTCTGTGCCCGCAGAAGAGCCAAAGGCTGAGGAAGAGCCAGAGATGCCTGCAGCGGAGGAGGCCCCCAAAACAGAGGAGACCACCCCAGCCTTACAGGAAGCAGCGTCAACAGAGGCTCCAGCTGCAGAGGCTGCAGAATAA